Proteins co-encoded in one Acidithiobacillus caldus ATCC 51756 genomic window:
- a CDS encoding phospholipase D-like domain-containing protein, translating into MPLYIEPNAGPAPILNVIDSARHQLDIGVYYLDDRRILAAVRDAEHRGVDVRIMVEPKPYGMKPWQVQKEVRAIEATGAYFRYVPTRFVSGDGAYRFYHAKYCVNGHEAEIGTANMDWSAFHRNREYLYDTTNPTIVRAVQAVFDADWNRQHAPAWTHRVLVLSPGTSASQLLQVIDQPGTVDVESEELGPYKTILDALATKGKDLRMILPATISTEDRRDVAFLEQHGCQVRLMPKKPIYMHAKMIVGNHLAFIGSENFTQTSLEDNREMGVLLKGWDTLKLEKQFHSDWSQNLDSNAVFAAIRKVGDDKKLVDIGDFWGALFRLAGKSLRK; encoded by the coding sequence GTGCCTTTGTATATCGAACCGAACGCCGGCCCAGCGCCGATTTTGAACGTCATCGACTCCGCCCGTCATCAACTCGATATCGGGGTGTACTACCTCGACGATCGCCGAATCTTGGCCGCGGTGCGGGATGCCGAGCACCGAGGCGTGGACGTCCGCATCATGGTGGAGCCGAAGCCCTACGGGATGAAGCCCTGGCAGGTGCAAAAGGAAGTTCGCGCCATCGAAGCGACGGGGGCGTATTTTCGCTACGTCCCCACTCGGTTCGTGAGCGGCGACGGCGCCTATCGGTTCTACCATGCCAAGTATTGTGTGAATGGCCACGAGGCCGAGATTGGCACGGCCAACATGGACTGGTCGGCTTTCCACCGGAATCGGGAGTATCTGTATGACACGACCAATCCGACGATCGTTCGCGCGGTGCAAGCGGTGTTCGACGCGGATTGGAACCGCCAGCATGCGCCCGCCTGGACGCATCGGGTTCTGGTCCTTTCGCCTGGCACTTCGGCATCGCAGCTTTTACAGGTCATCGATCAGCCGGGGACGGTTGATGTGGAGTCCGAAGAATTGGGGCCCTATAAGACCATCCTCGATGCCTTGGCAACAAAAGGGAAGGATCTGCGGATGATTTTGCCGGCCACCATCAGTACCGAGGATCGCCGCGATGTGGCTTTCTTGGAGCAGCATGGCTGCCAGGTGCGGCTGATGCCCAAGAAACCCATCTACATGCACGCCAAGATGATCGTTGGCAACCATCTGGCCTTCATTGGGTCGGAGAATTTTACCCAGACCAGTCTGGAAGACAATCGGGAAATGGGTGTGTTATTGAAAGGATGGGACACTCTGAAATTGGAAAAACAGTTCCATTCCGATTGGAGCCAGAATCTTGATTCCAATGCCGTCTTTGCAGCCATACGCAAAGTCGGTGATGATAAAAAATTGGTTGATATCGGGGATTTTTGGGGTGCTCTTTTTCGGCTAGCGGGAAAAAGCTTGAGAAAATGA
- a CDS encoding GGDEF domain-containing protein: MSTVNATEIARETLRHLANRKAAPTPENYARVYHEVCTEKLGPEAVSETSATAADTSAANACDETEYHWATLLSRWFREWERDQENLTHLQKIMSREQVLKYSSNTTLYHKLTALVKNWEKQPTRRVPPATAGVEEDPIARGSQEAWRELWRRSIFQGLAASLREDGEAAPILRQLEAELNADAPDLQQLLQGSRQLWQRLDQLETDGARLSAALSELVHIFLRNIKSLVEDDRWLLGQMEILESSLHPPLRLQRVQTGVGSLKTLVLQQEQRQSSIGAARRALHDLMTLIFESLENFSQDSAEAQNALAVYSQNLEVAEDWQQIRRIVTGVLETSQRLREKTAGSLAVLKDAREQLRRAQNKIHELEEELATVSALVHVDPLTGALNRRGLAEVFRREKARAERHNQSLVLALVDLDRFKRINDRYGHDLGDRVLINFCETFRRALRATDSFARYGGEELVALLPNSTAEKARSVLERVQDELDRQPTMVRDGSFTVSFSAGITQWRSGMELEDCIIDADKALYAAKAAGRRRVFLSNEL; encoded by the coding sequence ATGTCGACCGTAAACGCCACCGAGATCGCTCGCGAGACCCTGCGCCATCTGGCCAATCGCAAGGCGGCACCAACTCCGGAGAATTATGCCCGCGTTTACCACGAGGTTTGCACGGAAAAGCTTGGTCCGGAAGCCGTATCCGAAACCTCGGCCACAGCCGCCGACACGTCTGCCGCGAATGCCTGCGATGAAACGGAATACCACTGGGCAACGCTCCTGAGTCGTTGGTTCCGGGAGTGGGAGCGCGACCAGGAAAATCTCACACACCTGCAAAAGATCATGAGCCGAGAGCAGGTTTTGAAGTACAGTAGCAACACCACCCTGTACCACAAGCTCACGGCTTTGGTGAAAAATTGGGAAAAGCAGCCCACGCGCCGGGTGCCGCCAGCCACTGCCGGCGTGGAAGAGGATCCGATTGCGCGAGGATCCCAGGAAGCCTGGCGGGAACTCTGGCGCCGCAGCATTTTTCAGGGGCTCGCCGCGAGCCTGCGCGAGGATGGGGAGGCCGCCCCCATCCTTCGACAACTCGAAGCCGAACTGAATGCAGATGCCCCCGATCTCCAGCAGCTGCTCCAGGGCAGCCGCCAACTGTGGCAACGCCTCGACCAACTGGAGACCGATGGCGCGCGCCTCAGTGCCGCCCTGTCTGAACTCGTCCATATTTTTCTGCGCAATATCAAGAGCCTGGTCGAGGATGATCGTTGGCTTTTGGGACAGATGGAAATTCTCGAGAGTAGCCTGCATCCGCCTTTGCGCCTGCAGCGTGTGCAAACTGGGGTTGGTAGTCTGAAGACTCTGGTTTTGCAGCAGGAGCAGCGGCAATCCAGCATTGGTGCAGCCCGTCGTGCCCTGCACGATCTGATGACGCTGATCTTCGAGAGCCTGGAGAACTTCAGTCAGGATAGTGCCGAGGCACAGAATGCGCTGGCGGTCTATTCGCAAAACCTGGAAGTAGCAGAGGACTGGCAGCAGATTCGCCGAATCGTCACCGGCGTCCTCGAGACCAGTCAGCGCCTGCGCGAAAAGACGGCCGGCTCCCTGGCTGTTCTCAAGGATGCGCGCGAGCAATTGCGACGGGCCCAGAACAAGATCCACGAACTGGAGGAAGAACTCGCGACGGTCAGCGCTCTGGTGCACGTCGATCCACTCACCGGCGCGCTCAACCGTCGCGGTCTGGCAGAGGTCTTCCGGCGGGAAAAGGCCCGTGCAGAGCGGCATAACCAGAGCCTCGTCCTTGCCCTCGTGGATCTGGATCGCTTCAAACGGATCAATGATCGTTATGGACACGATCTGGGCGATCGTGTGCTGATCAACTTTTGCGAAACCTTTCGCCGCGCCTTGCGCGCGACGGACAGTTTTGCCCGCTACGGCGGCGAGGAGCTCGTCGCCCTGTTACCCAACTCCACCGCAGAAAAGGCCCGCAGTGTCCTGGAGCGCGTGCAGGACGAGCTGGATAGACAACCCACGATGGTCCGAGACGGGAGCTTTACGGTGTCCTTCAGCGCTGGAATCACGCAGTGGCGTTCGGGCATGGAACTGGAGGACTGCATCATCGACGCCGATAAGGCACTGTACGCAGCAAAAGCCGCCGGGCGCCGGAGGGTCTTCTTGAGCAACGAACTCTGA
- a CDS encoding GGDEF domain-containing protein, with product MVRTKLLSSELPSMGLADDSSRFFEDLLELHGAWQDFWQTWLADDPPLTATRQSERRLLAALHDPETRLPPEHKTLWHELQHECHHLLHQLAGADPSSFCRLPDAKGTLRQVSAFGKTVSDQVIAHSQYLAERDALTGLPNRRQFERDLLREQALVDRGQDCFVAMIDVDGFKFLNDRHGHLLGDRLLTRVAQRLRESLRRYDGLYRFGGDEFIALLPKLHPQCAVGMADRLCRAIERLREDDGSGLSITVSVGLAPLQKGGDPQAILKTADQALYQAKETGRNRAVVSYSMG from the coding sequence ATGGTCCGAACCAAACTATTGTCGTCTGAGTTGCCGTCTATGGGCTTGGCGGACGACAGTTCGCGGTTTTTTGAGGATCTGCTTGAACTTCACGGGGCCTGGCAGGATTTCTGGCAGACGTGGCTTGCAGACGATCCGCCTTTGACCGCGACACGGCAAAGCGAGCGGCGACTTCTTGCCGCCCTGCACGATCCAGAAACGCGACTACCGCCAGAACACAAAACGCTCTGGCACGAGCTGCAACACGAGTGCCATCATCTCCTGCACCAGTTGGCTGGTGCTGATCCGTCAAGTTTTTGTCGTCTACCCGATGCGAAGGGCACGCTGCGCCAGGTTTCCGCCTTTGGAAAGACGGTCAGCGACCAGGTCATTGCGCACAGCCAGTACCTTGCCGAGCGTGATGCACTGACGGGCCTTCCCAACCGTCGGCAATTCGAGCGCGATCTGCTGCGCGAGCAGGCGCTGGTGGATCGTGGCCAGGATTGCTTTGTCGCCATGATCGATGTCGATGGTTTCAAGTTTTTGAACGATCGACACGGCCATCTCCTCGGAGATCGGTTGCTCACTCGGGTCGCCCAGCGTTTACGCGAGTCGCTGCGCCGCTATGACGGCCTTTATCGTTTCGGCGGCGACGAATTCATCGCCCTCCTTCCGAAACTGCATCCACAGTGTGCCGTGGGCATGGCAGACAGACTGTGCCGTGCCATCGAGCGTTTGCGTGAGGACGATGGATCTGGCCTCAGCATCACGGTATCGGTGGGCCTTGCTCCGCTGCAGAAAGGTGGCGATCCGCAGGCTATCCTCAAGACTGCCGATCAGGCCTTGTATCAGGCTAAAGAAACGGGCAGAAACCGCGCCGTAGTCAGCTATTCCATGGGCTGA